The Fulvivirga ligni genome window below encodes:
- a CDS encoding AAA domain-containing protein — MKIKEHFAQLQSLLKKEKEEDLYQYKIKMTSTSLTERRKQGVCWFPVQLEKTSFDAGERLVVRVSRSSKHTDSHLFQSGKLVSVFSTAGNNNEQEEAINGVVNYVNKHEMLITLNHDFAPDWLKGGSLGVQLLFDESSYREMDKTLKTLQKVDTGRIVELASILLSETPASFKTSPDTATQGLNDSQQAAVNLINKAEDVAIIHGPPGTGKTTTIIEAILQTVGKEQQTLVCAPSNAAVDLLVEKLSARGVNVLRLGHPARVTEDILSKTLDAKIAHHSDYKELKNLKQKAEEYRALGRKYKRHFGQAERRQRKLLLDEARSFKDEAEQLSFYITNDILNKAQVIACTLVGASNNAIKGISFKTVFIDEAAQALEPASWTPIIKSQRVIFAGDHHQLPPTIKSFTAAKEGLEITLFERAIKNNSADVMLQEQYRMHTDIMSFSSRFFYKDKLTANSKVAGWTVFEDDGAVEFIDTAGCGYFEQVDPESRSTFNTDEVNLLSLHLNQYIEQVQAIGKLDNIQDIGIIAPYKAQTAALVEHFVENKHLPEQIKARTDINTIDSFQGQERDIIYITLTRSNEKGEIGFLSNARRMNVAMTRARKKLVVIGDSSTIGQNEFYSAFLDYVNEIGAYRSAFEFIYLE; from the coding sequence TTGAAAATAAAAGAGCACTTCGCCCAACTCCAATCTTTATTAAAGAAAGAAAAAGAAGAGGATCTTTATCAATATAAAATAAAAATGACCAGCACCTCGCTTACAGAAAGGCGTAAGCAGGGTGTATGTTGGTTTCCGGTACAATTAGAAAAAACCAGCTTTGACGCCGGTGAAAGGTTGGTAGTAAGGGTTTCCAGGTCAAGCAAACACACTGACTCTCATCTCTTTCAATCTGGGAAGCTAGTTAGTGTTTTCTCCACGGCAGGCAATAATAACGAGCAAGAAGAGGCCATTAATGGGGTGGTCAATTATGTAAATAAACATGAAATGCTCATCACCCTAAACCATGACTTCGCACCTGATTGGTTAAAAGGTGGCAGCTTAGGTGTACAACTACTTTTTGATGAAAGCTCTTACAGGGAGATGGACAAGACCCTTAAAACTTTACAGAAAGTAGATACCGGGCGTATAGTGGAGTTAGCATCCATTCTATTATCAGAAACACCCGCATCTTTTAAAACCAGTCCGGATACTGCAACTCAAGGCTTAAATGATTCTCAACAAGCAGCCGTAAATTTAATTAACAAAGCGGAAGATGTAGCCATCATACACGGACCTCCGGGAACAGGTAAAACTACCACCATCATTGAGGCTATTTTACAGACTGTTGGTAAAGAGCAACAGACGTTAGTTTGCGCACCTAGTAATGCAGCTGTTGATCTTCTAGTAGAAAAATTAAGCGCAAGAGGTGTTAACGTACTTAGGCTTGGGCATCCGGCAAGAGTAACTGAAGACATTTTAAGCAAGACTTTAGATGCCAAAATAGCTCATCATTCAGATTATAAAGAACTTAAAAATCTAAAGCAAAAGGCTGAAGAATACCGAGCACTAGGCAGAAAGTATAAAAGACACTTTGGCCAAGCAGAGAGGCGGCAACGCAAACTACTACTAGATGAGGCCAGAAGCTTTAAAGATGAAGCGGAGCAGCTCAGTTTTTATATTACTAATGATATATTGAACAAAGCTCAGGTCATCGCCTGCACACTGGTGGGAGCAAGCAATAATGCCATTAAAGGTATCAGCTTCAAAACGGTATTCATTGATGAAGCAGCCCAAGCCCTGGAACCAGCCTCATGGACTCCAATAATAAAATCTCAAAGAGTAATATTTGCGGGTGATCATCATCAACTACCCCCTACCATTAAATCTTTCACTGCAGCAAAAGAGGGCTTAGAAATAACACTATTTGAAAGAGCTATCAAAAATAATTCTGCTGATGTCATGCTACAGGAGCAATATAGAATGCATACTGACATCATGAGTTTCTCCAGCAGATTCTTCTACAAAGACAAGCTCACTGCCAACTCTAAAGTGGCCGGCTGGACCGTGTTTGAAGATGATGGTGCGGTAGAGTTTATAGATACAGCTGGTTGTGGATATTTCGAACAGGTAGACCCAGAGAGCCGTAGCACATTCAACACTGATGAAGTCAATCTACTTTCCCTTCACCTTAACCAATATATTGAGCAAGTTCAGGCAATCGGCAAGCTAGATAACATTCAAGACATTGGCATTATTGCCCCCTACAAAGCACAAACCGCCGCCTTGGTGGAACATTTTGTAGAAAATAAGCACCTGCCAGAACAGATCAAAGCCCGAACTGACATCAACACCATTGATAGTTTTCAGGGCCAAGAGAGAGACATCATCTACATCACCCTCACCAGATCCAATGAAAAAGGAGAAATCGGCTTCCTCTCTAATGCCAGGAGAATGAATGTAGCCATGACCAGAGCCCGAAAAAAATTGGTGGTGATAGGAGACAGCTCTACTATTGGCCAGAACGAATTCTACTCAGCATTTCTTGATTATGTTAATGAAATTGGCGCTTATAGAAGCGCTTTTGAATTCATTTATCTGGAGTAA
- a CDS encoding LytR/AlgR family response regulator transcription factor — MKIKCLIVDDEPLGRNVIINHLKNFSDFEIIGTCNDAMEAFQFIKKESVDVMFLDINMPEMSGIEFIKGLDKKPLTVITTAYREYAVESFELDVVDYLVKPISLQRFMKSADKILDHFKLISGSTAQESNDHIFIKVDKKIVKILLQDILYIESLKDYVRVVTPLESLITHHNLRSITKLLPEEMFLRIHRSYTVAIDKIKSLEGNNIEIEGKSLPIGRNYQKKIKKRIGADKI, encoded by the coding sequence ATGAAAATTAAGTGCCTGATTGTGGATGACGAACCTCTCGGGAGAAATGTGATCATCAATCACTTGAAAAATTTTTCCGACTTTGAGATCATTGGTACTTGTAACGATGCCATGGAAGCGTTTCAATTTATTAAAAAGGAATCTGTAGATGTTATGTTCCTTGATATCAATATGCCAGAAATGAGTGGCATAGAGTTCATCAAGGGACTGGATAAAAAGCCTTTAACAGTAATAACCACTGCCTACAGAGAATACGCGGTAGAGAGCTTCGAGTTAGATGTGGTGGATTACCTGGTAAAACCAATATCATTGCAGAGATTCATGAAAAGTGCCGATAAGATTTTAGATCATTTTAAACTCATATCAGGTAGTACTGCACAAGAAAGTAATGATCATATATTCATCAAAGTAGATAAGAAAATTGTAAAAATTCTACTTCAGGACATCCTATACATAGAAAGTCTGAAAGACTATGTACGTGTGGTTACTCCTTTGGAAAGTCTTATTACGCATCATAACCTACGGAGTATTACCAAATTACTGCCTGAAGAGATGTTTTTAAGGATACACCGCTCATACACGGTAGCCATAGATAAAATAAAATCACTAGAAGGAAATAATATTGAAATAGAAGGCAAGTCGTTGCCTATAGGAAGAAACTACCAGAAGAAAATTAAAAAACGTATCGGTGCAGATAAAATATAG